The proteins below come from a single Antennarius striatus isolate MH-2024 chromosome 18, ASM4005453v1, whole genome shotgun sequence genomic window:
- the tnk2b gene encoding tyrosine kinase, non-receptor, 2b isoform X1: MGETAEYQRLQDTSECNRQRLPGDEEEKLGGGMQSEEGTDWLLELLREVQLQHYFLRIRDDLNVTRLSHFDYVKNEDLEKIGMGRPGQRRLWEAVKRKKAVCKRKSWMSKVFSGRRPDGGDFPPQGQPASSFRKLCPTPPLGLGEGVLATQLGGVPPGGQQLTCLIPEKDLTLLEKLGDGSFGVVRRGEWLTPAGTLLNVAVKCLKTDVLSQPDALDDFISEVNAMTSLDHQNLTRLYGVVLSPPLRMVTELAPLGSLLERLRGPRPQGPVSIHTLCRYAVQVACGMAYLEQRRFIHRDLAARNILLASPHRVKIGDFGLMRALPNNDEHYVMQEHRKVPFAWCAPESLKTRTFSHASDTWMFGVTLWEMFTHGQEPWLGLNGSQILHKVDRVGERLPRPDDCPQDVYNVVLQCWAHKPEDRPTFIALREFLQETMPTDMCALQDFDEPDKLHIQADDIITIIEGRAENYWWRGQNKSTLKVGQFPRNVVTSVAGLSAQDISRPLKHSFIHTGHGDSDPHRCWGFPDRIDDLYLGNPLDPPDVLGVDLTGARPTQLPGRAKQEPPPRPPQPAIFIHRPFYDPVNGDEDLKPASLWKPCSVRGVRPKPLTRQGCGPPHGEVSLIDFGEEAPSPAPSPTLVAQIPSLARLALEAENILDRTPPQSPCRLLPRPLHPTPVVDWNARPLPAPPTYDDVAQDEDDMEVSSITSSDQQPEELQVDNRCPDDAQVEEGSLVSRGPPRPALEDNLFLPSRTSGGGSSFSQSAQIFQELQQECMRRLNAPPGGPAPPQAPPTCPQTQQDRPLIPPRVPIPPRPSKRGVTRWSRDFSLSPPLHDPKEGVSGGQERPPLVPPRDPPSQPVSRTPSPMGLVVGTPQQRVYSASPPTMQAPPSSCPSTHLFGPSLSTSPGKLMPTTHSFASDPNYAAPKVIQAQGGPPPSRGPCILPIVRDGRKVSSTHYYLLPERPPYLDRYHRFFRGGESPPASGVEEKPRQLNTATVRPLVVPGHPQGPGPAPPSEPRANFSSNNNSSLGGPWPAMRTSVSLPRVCLDTPPAPTGGAVTTRTDGDRVRMVQEAVHGVTMDECQDALHSHGWSVPQAVHHLKVEQLFRLGLRSRSDCLKLLEGCDWNLEAASTQMLDGYGSTCTHRR, from the exons gtgtTCAGTGGGCGGCGTCCAGATGGGGGCGACTTCCCCCCGCAGGGTCAGCCGGCCTCCTCCTTCCGTAAGCTGTGTCCCACCCCCCCGCTGGGCCtgggggagggggtgctggCCACGCAGCTGGGGGGCGTTCCTCCTGGGGGGCAGCAGCTGACCTGCCTGATCCCGGAGAAGGACCTGACGCTGCTGGAGAAGCTGGGCGACGGCTCGTTCGGCGTGGTGCGGCGGGGGGAGTGGCTCACGCCCGCGGGGACGCTG CTGAACGTGGCGGTGAAGTGTCTGAAGACGGACGTGCTGAGTCAGCCCGACGCGCTGGACGACTTCATCAGCGAGGTGAACGCCATGACCAGCCTGGACCACCAGAACCTGACCCGCCTGTACGGGGTGGTGCTGAGCCCCCCCCTGAGGAtg GTGACTGAATTGGCCCCCCTGGGGTCGTTGCTGGAGCGCCTGCGGGGCCCCCGCCCCCAGGGGCCCGTGTCCATCCACACGCTGTGCCGGTACGCCGTGCAGGTGGCGTGTGGGATGGCCTACCTGGAGCAGAGGAGGTTCATCCACAGGGACCTGGCCGCCAG GAACATACTGCTGGCGTCGCCGCACCGGGTGAAGATCGGGGACTTCGGCCTGATGAGGGCGCTGCCCAACAACGACGAGCACTACGTGATGCAGGAGCACCGCAAGGTGCCCTTCGCCTG gTGCGCCCCAGAGAGCCTGAAGACCAGAACGTTCTCCCACGCCTCCGACACCTGGATGTTTGGGGTCACCCTGTGGGAGATGTTCACCCACGGACAGGAGCCCTGGCTGGGCCTGAACGGGAGCCAG ATCCTGCATAAGGTGGACCGGGTGGGTGAGCGCCTGCCCCGCCCTGACGACTGTCCCCAGGACGTCTACAACGTGGTCCTGCAGTGCTGGGCCCACAAACCTGAAGACCGCCCCACCTTCATCGCCCTCAGGGAGTTCCTGCAggag accATGCCCACAGACATGTGTGCCCTGCAGGACTTTGATGAACCAGACAAGCTCCACATCcaggctgatgacatcatcaccatcatcgagGGGAG ggcggAGAACTACTGGTGGCGGGGGCAGAACAAAAGCACCCTGAAGGTGGGGCAGTTCCCCAGGAACGTGGTGACGTCGGTGGCCGGCCTGTCGGCTCAGGACATCAGTCGCCCCCTGAAGCACAGCTTCATCCACACGGGACACGGAGACTCCGACCCCCACCGCTGCTGGGGCTTCCCCGACCGGATCGACGA TCTGTATTTAGGGAACCCCCTGGACCCCCCCGACGTTCTGGGGGTGGACCTCACTGGAGCTCGACCCACACAGCTGCCTGGACGCGCCAAAC AGGagcctcctcctcgtcctcctcagcCGGCGATCTTCATCCACA GGCCGTTCTACGATCCGGTAAACGGTGATGAGGACCTGAAGCCAGCATCGCTATGGAAACCGTGTTCTGTCAGAGGTGTGAGACCGAAGCCCCTCACCAGACAGGGGTGTGGCCCCCCCCATGGCGAAGTGTCCCTCATCGACTTCGGGGAGGAGGCCCCTTCCCCGGCACCTTCGCCTACCCTCGTGGCTCAGATCCCCTCCCTGGCGAGGCTGGCTTTGGAGGCGGAGAACATCCTGGACCGGACCCCCCCCCAGAGTCCCTGCAGGTTGCTTCCCCGCCCCCTTCACCCCACGCCTGTGGTGGACTGGAACGCCCGGCCACTGCCCGCGCCCCCCACCTATGATGACGTCGCCCAGGACGAAGACGATATGGAG GTCAGCTCCATCACCAGCTCCGACCAGCAGCCTGAGGAGCTGCAGGTTGACAACCGTTGCCCTGACGACGCTCAGGTGGAGGAGGGATCTTTGGTGTCTAGGGGACCCCCCCGGCCGGCCCTGGAGGACAACCTGTTCCTCCCCAGCAGGaccagtgggggggggtccagctTCTCCCAGTCGGCCCAGATCTTCCAGGAACTCCAGCAGGAGTGTATGAGGAGACTCAACGCCCCTCCAGGGGGCCCAGCCCCGCCCCAAGCCCCGCCTACCTGCCCCCAGACGCAGCAGGACAGGCCCCTGATCCCCCCCAGAGTCCCCATCCCCCCCCGCCCCAGTAAGAGGGGCGTGACTCGCTGGTCACGTGACTTCTCCCTGTCGCCCCCCCTGCATGACCCCAAGGAGGGCGTGTCGGGGGGCCAGGAGAGACCGCCCCTGGTGCCCCCCAGGGACCCTCCTTCCCAGCCGGTGTCCAGGACCCCCAGCCCCATGGGTCTAGTGGTGGGCACCCCCCAGCAGAGAGTCTATTCTGCCAGCCCCCCCACCATGCaagcccctccctcctcctgcccctccaCACACCTGTTTGGCCCCTCCCTCTCCACCTCTCCAGGTAAACTCATGCCCACCACCCACAGCTTCGCTTCGGACCCCAACTATGCTGCCCCCAAAGTCATCCAGGCCCAGGGGgggcccccccccagcaggggcCCCTGCATCCTGCCCATCGTGCGTGACGGGCGTAAGGTCAGCAGCACCCACTACTACCTGCTGCCGGAGCGGCCCCCCTACCTGGACCGCTACCACCGCTTCTTCAGGGGCGGGGAGAGCCCCCCCGCCAGCGGCGTGGAGGAGAAGCCCCGCCAGCTCAACACCGCCACTGTCAGGCCCCTGGTGGTCCCGGGACACCCCCAGGGGCCGGGGCCCGCCCCGCCAAGCGAACCGAGGGCCAACTTCtcctccaacaacaacagcagcctgGGGGGGCCGTGGCCCGCCATGAGGACATCCGTCAGCCTCCCCCGCGTCTGTCTGGACACACCCCCGGCGCCCACGGGGGGGGCTGTCACCACCCGGACGGACGGCGACAGGGTGAGAATG GTGCAGGAGGCGGTCCACGGCGTGACGATGGACGAGTGTCAGGACGCCCTCCACAGCCACGGCTGGAGCGTCCCCCAGGCCGTCCATCACCTGAAG GTGGAGCAGCTGTTCCGTCTGGGCCTGAGGAGCCGCTCAGACTGCCTGAAGCTGCTGGAGGGGTGTGACTGGAACCTGGAGGCCGCCTCCACACAGATGCTGGACGGCTACGGctccacctgcacacacag GCGGTGA
- the tnk2b gene encoding tyrosine kinase, non-receptor, 2b isoform X4 translates to MGETAEYQRLQDTSECNRQRLPGDEEEKLGGGMQSEEGTDWLLELLREVQLQHYFLRIRDDLNVTRLSHFDYVKNEDLEKIGMGRPGQRRLWEAVKRKKAVCKRKSWMSKVFSGRRPDGGDFPPQGQPASSFRKLCPTPPLGLGEGVLATQLGGVPPGGQQLTCLIPEKDLTLLEKLGDGSFGVVRRGEWLTPAGTLLNVAVKCLKTDVLSQPDALDDFISEVNAMTSLDHQNLTRLYGVVLSPPLRMVTELAPLGSLLERLRGPRPQGPVSIHTLCRYAVQVACGMAYLEQRRFIHRDLAARNILLASPHRVKIGDFGLMRALPNNDEHYVMQEHRKVPFAWCAPESLKTRTFSHASDTWMFGVTLWEMFTHGQEPWLGLNGSQILHKVDRVGERLPRPDDCPQDVYNVVLQCWAHKPEDRPTFIALREFLQETMPTDMCALQDFDEPDKLHIQADDIITIIEGRAENYWWRGQNKSTLKVGQFPRNVVTSVAGLSAQDISRPLKHSFIHTGHGDSDPHRCWGFPDRIDDLYLGNPLDPPDVLGVDLTGARPTQLPGRAKRPFYDPVNGDEDLKPASLWKPCSVRGVRPKPLTRQGCGPPHGEVSLIDFGEEAPSPAPSPTLVAQIPSLARLALEAENILDRTPPQSPCRLLPRPLHPTPVVDWNARPLPAPPTYDDVAQDEDDMEVSSITSSDQQPEELQVDNRCPDDAQVEEGSLVSRGPPRPALEDNLFLPSRTSGGGSSFSQSAQIFQELQQECMRRLNAPPGGPAPPQAPPTCPQTQQDRPLIPPRVPIPPRPSKRGVTRWSRDFSLSPPLHDPKEGVSGGQERPPLVPPRDPPSQPVSRTPSPMGLVVGTPQQRVYSASPPTMQAPPSSCPSTHLFGPSLSTSPGKLMPTTHSFASDPNYAAPKVIQAQGGPPPSRGPCILPIVRDGRKVSSTHYYLLPERPPYLDRYHRFFRGGESPPASGVEEKPRQLNTATVRPLVVPGHPQGPGPAPPSEPRANFSSNNNSSLGGPWPAMRTSVSLPRVCLDTPPAPTGGAVTTRTDGDRVRMVQEAVHGVTMDECQDALHSHGWSVPQAVHHLKVEQLFRLGLRSRSDCLKLLEGCDWNLEAASTQMLDGYGSTCTHRR, encoded by the exons gtgtTCAGTGGGCGGCGTCCAGATGGGGGCGACTTCCCCCCGCAGGGTCAGCCGGCCTCCTCCTTCCGTAAGCTGTGTCCCACCCCCCCGCTGGGCCtgggggagggggtgctggCCACGCAGCTGGGGGGCGTTCCTCCTGGGGGGCAGCAGCTGACCTGCCTGATCCCGGAGAAGGACCTGACGCTGCTGGAGAAGCTGGGCGACGGCTCGTTCGGCGTGGTGCGGCGGGGGGAGTGGCTCACGCCCGCGGGGACGCTG CTGAACGTGGCGGTGAAGTGTCTGAAGACGGACGTGCTGAGTCAGCCCGACGCGCTGGACGACTTCATCAGCGAGGTGAACGCCATGACCAGCCTGGACCACCAGAACCTGACCCGCCTGTACGGGGTGGTGCTGAGCCCCCCCCTGAGGAtg GTGACTGAATTGGCCCCCCTGGGGTCGTTGCTGGAGCGCCTGCGGGGCCCCCGCCCCCAGGGGCCCGTGTCCATCCACACGCTGTGCCGGTACGCCGTGCAGGTGGCGTGTGGGATGGCCTACCTGGAGCAGAGGAGGTTCATCCACAGGGACCTGGCCGCCAG GAACATACTGCTGGCGTCGCCGCACCGGGTGAAGATCGGGGACTTCGGCCTGATGAGGGCGCTGCCCAACAACGACGAGCACTACGTGATGCAGGAGCACCGCAAGGTGCCCTTCGCCTG gTGCGCCCCAGAGAGCCTGAAGACCAGAACGTTCTCCCACGCCTCCGACACCTGGATGTTTGGGGTCACCCTGTGGGAGATGTTCACCCACGGACAGGAGCCCTGGCTGGGCCTGAACGGGAGCCAG ATCCTGCATAAGGTGGACCGGGTGGGTGAGCGCCTGCCCCGCCCTGACGACTGTCCCCAGGACGTCTACAACGTGGTCCTGCAGTGCTGGGCCCACAAACCTGAAGACCGCCCCACCTTCATCGCCCTCAGGGAGTTCCTGCAggag accATGCCCACAGACATGTGTGCCCTGCAGGACTTTGATGAACCAGACAAGCTCCACATCcaggctgatgacatcatcaccatcatcgagGGGAG ggcggAGAACTACTGGTGGCGGGGGCAGAACAAAAGCACCCTGAAGGTGGGGCAGTTCCCCAGGAACGTGGTGACGTCGGTGGCCGGCCTGTCGGCTCAGGACATCAGTCGCCCCCTGAAGCACAGCTTCATCCACACGGGACACGGAGACTCCGACCCCCACCGCTGCTGGGGCTTCCCCGACCGGATCGACGA TCTGTATTTAGGGAACCCCCTGGACCCCCCCGACGTTCTGGGGGTGGACCTCACTGGAGCTCGACCCACACAGCTGCCTGGACGCGCCAAAC GGCCGTTCTACGATCCGGTAAACGGTGATGAGGACCTGAAGCCAGCATCGCTATGGAAACCGTGTTCTGTCAGAGGTGTGAGACCGAAGCCCCTCACCAGACAGGGGTGTGGCCCCCCCCATGGCGAAGTGTCCCTCATCGACTTCGGGGAGGAGGCCCCTTCCCCGGCACCTTCGCCTACCCTCGTGGCTCAGATCCCCTCCCTGGCGAGGCTGGCTTTGGAGGCGGAGAACATCCTGGACCGGACCCCCCCCCAGAGTCCCTGCAGGTTGCTTCCCCGCCCCCTTCACCCCACGCCTGTGGTGGACTGGAACGCCCGGCCACTGCCCGCGCCCCCCACCTATGATGACGTCGCCCAGGACGAAGACGATATGGAG GTCAGCTCCATCACCAGCTCCGACCAGCAGCCTGAGGAGCTGCAGGTTGACAACCGTTGCCCTGACGACGCTCAGGTGGAGGAGGGATCTTTGGTGTCTAGGGGACCCCCCCGGCCGGCCCTGGAGGACAACCTGTTCCTCCCCAGCAGGaccagtgggggggggtccagctTCTCCCAGTCGGCCCAGATCTTCCAGGAACTCCAGCAGGAGTGTATGAGGAGACTCAACGCCCCTCCAGGGGGCCCAGCCCCGCCCCAAGCCCCGCCTACCTGCCCCCAGACGCAGCAGGACAGGCCCCTGATCCCCCCCAGAGTCCCCATCCCCCCCCGCCCCAGTAAGAGGGGCGTGACTCGCTGGTCACGTGACTTCTCCCTGTCGCCCCCCCTGCATGACCCCAAGGAGGGCGTGTCGGGGGGCCAGGAGAGACCGCCCCTGGTGCCCCCCAGGGACCCTCCTTCCCAGCCGGTGTCCAGGACCCCCAGCCCCATGGGTCTAGTGGTGGGCACCCCCCAGCAGAGAGTCTATTCTGCCAGCCCCCCCACCATGCaagcccctccctcctcctgcccctccaCACACCTGTTTGGCCCCTCCCTCTCCACCTCTCCAGGTAAACTCATGCCCACCACCCACAGCTTCGCTTCGGACCCCAACTATGCTGCCCCCAAAGTCATCCAGGCCCAGGGGgggcccccccccagcaggggcCCCTGCATCCTGCCCATCGTGCGTGACGGGCGTAAGGTCAGCAGCACCCACTACTACCTGCTGCCGGAGCGGCCCCCCTACCTGGACCGCTACCACCGCTTCTTCAGGGGCGGGGAGAGCCCCCCCGCCAGCGGCGTGGAGGAGAAGCCCCGCCAGCTCAACACCGCCACTGTCAGGCCCCTGGTGGTCCCGGGACACCCCCAGGGGCCGGGGCCCGCCCCGCCAAGCGAACCGAGGGCCAACTTCtcctccaacaacaacagcagcctgGGGGGGCCGTGGCCCGCCATGAGGACATCCGTCAGCCTCCCCCGCGTCTGTCTGGACACACCCCCGGCGCCCACGGGGGGGGCTGTCACCACCCGGACGGACGGCGACAGGGTGAGAATG GTGCAGGAGGCGGTCCACGGCGTGACGATGGACGAGTGTCAGGACGCCCTCCACAGCCACGGCTGGAGCGTCCCCCAGGCCGTCCATCACCTGAAG GTGGAGCAGCTGTTCCGTCTGGGCCTGAGGAGCCGCTCAGACTGCCTGAAGCTGCTGGAGGGGTGTGACTGGAACCTGGAGGCCGCCTCCACACAGATGCTGGACGGCTACGGctccacctgcacacacag GCGGTGA
- the tnk2b gene encoding tyrosine kinase, non-receptor, 2b isoform X3, producing the protein MRRFDKLKKSLPFLAHLHLYRKLGGGMQSEEGTDWLLELLREVQLQHYFLRIRDDLNVTRLSHFDYVKNEDLEKIGMGRPGQRRLWEAVKRKKAVCKRKSWMSKVFSGRRPDGGDFPPQGQPASSFRKLCPTPPLGLGEGVLATQLGGVPPGGQQLTCLIPEKDLTLLEKLGDGSFGVVRRGEWLTPAGTLLNVAVKCLKTDVLSQPDALDDFISEVNAMTSLDHQNLTRLYGVVLSPPLRMVTELAPLGSLLERLRGPRPQGPVSIHTLCRYAVQVACGMAYLEQRRFIHRDLAARNILLASPHRVKIGDFGLMRALPNNDEHYVMQEHRKVPFAWCAPESLKTRTFSHASDTWMFGVTLWEMFTHGQEPWLGLNGSQILHKVDRVGERLPRPDDCPQDVYNVVLQCWAHKPEDRPTFIALREFLQETMPTDMCALQDFDEPDKLHIQADDIITIIEGRAENYWWRGQNKSTLKVGQFPRNVVTSVAGLSAQDISRPLKHSFIHTGHGDSDPHRCWGFPDRIDDLYLGNPLDPPDVLGVDLTGARPTQLPGRAKQEPPPRPPQPAIFIHRPFYDPVNGDEDLKPASLWKPCSVRGVRPKPLTRQGCGPPHGEVSLIDFGEEAPSPAPSPTLVAQIPSLARLALEAENILDRTPPQSPCRLLPRPLHPTPVVDWNARPLPAPPTYDDVAQDEDDMEVSSITSSDQQPEELQVDNRCPDDAQVEEGSLVSRGPPRPALEDNLFLPSRTSGGGSSFSQSAQIFQELQQECMRRLNAPPGGPAPPQAPPTCPQTQQDRPLIPPRVPIPPRPSKRGVTRWSRDFSLSPPLHDPKEGVSGGQERPPLVPPRDPPSQPVSRTPSPMGLVVGTPQQRVYSASPPTMQAPPSSCPSTHLFGPSLSTSPGKLMPTTHSFASDPNYAAPKVIQAQGGPPPSRGPCILPIVRDGRKVSSTHYYLLPERPPYLDRYHRFFRGGESPPASGVEEKPRQLNTATVRPLVVPGHPQGPGPAPPSEPRANFSSNNNSSLGGPWPAMRTSVSLPRVCLDTPPAPTGGAVTTRTDGDRVRMVQEAVHGVTMDECQDALHSHGWSVPQAVHHLKVEQLFRLGLRSRSDCLKLLEGCDWNLEAASTQMLDGYGSTCTHRR; encoded by the exons gtgtTCAGTGGGCGGCGTCCAGATGGGGGCGACTTCCCCCCGCAGGGTCAGCCGGCCTCCTCCTTCCGTAAGCTGTGTCCCACCCCCCCGCTGGGCCtgggggagggggtgctggCCACGCAGCTGGGGGGCGTTCCTCCTGGGGGGCAGCAGCTGACCTGCCTGATCCCGGAGAAGGACCTGACGCTGCTGGAGAAGCTGGGCGACGGCTCGTTCGGCGTGGTGCGGCGGGGGGAGTGGCTCACGCCCGCGGGGACGCTG CTGAACGTGGCGGTGAAGTGTCTGAAGACGGACGTGCTGAGTCAGCCCGACGCGCTGGACGACTTCATCAGCGAGGTGAACGCCATGACCAGCCTGGACCACCAGAACCTGACCCGCCTGTACGGGGTGGTGCTGAGCCCCCCCCTGAGGAtg GTGACTGAATTGGCCCCCCTGGGGTCGTTGCTGGAGCGCCTGCGGGGCCCCCGCCCCCAGGGGCCCGTGTCCATCCACACGCTGTGCCGGTACGCCGTGCAGGTGGCGTGTGGGATGGCCTACCTGGAGCAGAGGAGGTTCATCCACAGGGACCTGGCCGCCAG GAACATACTGCTGGCGTCGCCGCACCGGGTGAAGATCGGGGACTTCGGCCTGATGAGGGCGCTGCCCAACAACGACGAGCACTACGTGATGCAGGAGCACCGCAAGGTGCCCTTCGCCTG gTGCGCCCCAGAGAGCCTGAAGACCAGAACGTTCTCCCACGCCTCCGACACCTGGATGTTTGGGGTCACCCTGTGGGAGATGTTCACCCACGGACAGGAGCCCTGGCTGGGCCTGAACGGGAGCCAG ATCCTGCATAAGGTGGACCGGGTGGGTGAGCGCCTGCCCCGCCCTGACGACTGTCCCCAGGACGTCTACAACGTGGTCCTGCAGTGCTGGGCCCACAAACCTGAAGACCGCCCCACCTTCATCGCCCTCAGGGAGTTCCTGCAggag accATGCCCACAGACATGTGTGCCCTGCAGGACTTTGATGAACCAGACAAGCTCCACATCcaggctgatgacatcatcaccatcatcgagGGGAG ggcggAGAACTACTGGTGGCGGGGGCAGAACAAAAGCACCCTGAAGGTGGGGCAGTTCCCCAGGAACGTGGTGACGTCGGTGGCCGGCCTGTCGGCTCAGGACATCAGTCGCCCCCTGAAGCACAGCTTCATCCACACGGGACACGGAGACTCCGACCCCCACCGCTGCTGGGGCTTCCCCGACCGGATCGACGA TCTGTATTTAGGGAACCCCCTGGACCCCCCCGACGTTCTGGGGGTGGACCTCACTGGAGCTCGACCCACACAGCTGCCTGGACGCGCCAAAC AGGagcctcctcctcgtcctcctcagcCGGCGATCTTCATCCACA GGCCGTTCTACGATCCGGTAAACGGTGATGAGGACCTGAAGCCAGCATCGCTATGGAAACCGTGTTCTGTCAGAGGTGTGAGACCGAAGCCCCTCACCAGACAGGGGTGTGGCCCCCCCCATGGCGAAGTGTCCCTCATCGACTTCGGGGAGGAGGCCCCTTCCCCGGCACCTTCGCCTACCCTCGTGGCTCAGATCCCCTCCCTGGCGAGGCTGGCTTTGGAGGCGGAGAACATCCTGGACCGGACCCCCCCCCAGAGTCCCTGCAGGTTGCTTCCCCGCCCCCTTCACCCCACGCCTGTGGTGGACTGGAACGCCCGGCCACTGCCCGCGCCCCCCACCTATGATGACGTCGCCCAGGACGAAGACGATATGGAG GTCAGCTCCATCACCAGCTCCGACCAGCAGCCTGAGGAGCTGCAGGTTGACAACCGTTGCCCTGACGACGCTCAGGTGGAGGAGGGATCTTTGGTGTCTAGGGGACCCCCCCGGCCGGCCCTGGAGGACAACCTGTTCCTCCCCAGCAGGaccagtgggggggggtccagctTCTCCCAGTCGGCCCAGATCTTCCAGGAACTCCAGCAGGAGTGTATGAGGAGACTCAACGCCCCTCCAGGGGGCCCAGCCCCGCCCCAAGCCCCGCCTACCTGCCCCCAGACGCAGCAGGACAGGCCCCTGATCCCCCCCAGAGTCCCCATCCCCCCCCGCCCCAGTAAGAGGGGCGTGACTCGCTGGTCACGTGACTTCTCCCTGTCGCCCCCCCTGCATGACCCCAAGGAGGGCGTGTCGGGGGGCCAGGAGAGACCGCCCCTGGTGCCCCCCAGGGACCCTCCTTCCCAGCCGGTGTCCAGGACCCCCAGCCCCATGGGTCTAGTGGTGGGCACCCCCCAGCAGAGAGTCTATTCTGCCAGCCCCCCCACCATGCaagcccctccctcctcctgcccctccaCACACCTGTTTGGCCCCTCCCTCTCCACCTCTCCAGGTAAACTCATGCCCACCACCCACAGCTTCGCTTCGGACCCCAACTATGCTGCCCCCAAAGTCATCCAGGCCCAGGGGgggcccccccccagcaggggcCCCTGCATCCTGCCCATCGTGCGTGACGGGCGTAAGGTCAGCAGCACCCACTACTACCTGCTGCCGGAGCGGCCCCCCTACCTGGACCGCTACCACCGCTTCTTCAGGGGCGGGGAGAGCCCCCCCGCCAGCGGCGTGGAGGAGAAGCCCCGCCAGCTCAACACCGCCACTGTCAGGCCCCTGGTGGTCCCGGGACACCCCCAGGGGCCGGGGCCCGCCCCGCCAAGCGAACCGAGGGCCAACTTCtcctccaacaacaacagcagcctgGGGGGGCCGTGGCCCGCCATGAGGACATCCGTCAGCCTCCCCCGCGTCTGTCTGGACACACCCCCGGCGCCCACGGGGGGGGCTGTCACCACCCGGACGGACGGCGACAGGGTGAGAATG GTGCAGGAGGCGGTCCACGGCGTGACGATGGACGAGTGTCAGGACGCCCTCCACAGCCACGGCTGGAGCGTCCCCCAGGCCGTCCATCACCTGAAG GTGGAGCAGCTGTTCCGTCTGGGCCTGAGGAGCCGCTCAGACTGCCTGAAGCTGCTGGAGGGGTGTGACTGGAACCTGGAGGCCGCCTCCACACAGATGCTGGACGGCTACGGctccacctgcacacacag GCGGTGA